A stretch of the Archangium violaceum genome encodes the following:
- a CDS encoding class I SAM-dependent rRNA methyltransferase, protein MSPHASALADVLRQARERRALLREDPRTTAFRLVNGEPDGVPDVTVDVFEYLHVVSLYRDFSPAEEQALLDAIESAWAPRSVYLKRRPKEARHLANVAKEQLAPEQAARGESLESLVALENGLRFLIRPGQGLSVGLYLDMRDTRAWLAGEVRGLTVLNLFSYTCGFGVAATSGGAKRVLNLDASRRVLEWGEENARLNGQPVDRYDYVAGDVFDWLGRLERKGETFDVVVTDPPSFATTRTSRFSAARDYASLAEAAARVVAPGGRLVACCNLATLASRRFEAMVTEGVSRAGRRGRGVLDLGPSPVDFPASPAHPAALKVRVLELP, encoded by the coding sequence ATGAGCCCTCATGCCTCCGCCCTGGCGGACGTCCTCCGTCAGGCCCGCGAGCGGCGCGCCCTGCTGCGGGAGGATCCACGGACCACCGCCTTCCGGCTCGTCAACGGCGAGCCCGATGGTGTCCCCGACGTGACGGTGGACGTCTTCGAGTACCTCCACGTGGTGAGCCTCTACCGTGACTTCTCTCCGGCCGAGGAGCAGGCGCTGCTCGACGCCATCGAGTCCGCGTGGGCGCCACGCAGCGTGTACCTCAAGCGGCGGCCGAAGGAGGCGCGCCACCTGGCCAATGTGGCGAAGGAGCAGCTCGCCCCCGAGCAGGCCGCGCGCGGTGAGTCGTTGGAGTCGCTGGTGGCGCTGGAGAACGGGCTGCGCTTCCTCATCCGTCCGGGCCAGGGCCTGTCGGTGGGCCTCTACCTGGACATGCGCGACACGCGGGCGTGGCTGGCCGGGGAGGTGCGCGGCCTCACCGTGCTCAACCTCTTCTCGTACACCTGCGGCTTCGGCGTGGCGGCCACCTCGGGCGGGGCGAAGCGGGTGCTCAACCTCGACGCCAGCCGCCGCGTGCTGGAGTGGGGGGAGGAGAACGCCCGCCTCAATGGCCAGCCGGTGGATCGCTACGACTACGTGGCGGGGGATGTCTTCGACTGGCTCGGCCGGCTGGAGCGCAAGGGGGAGACGTTCGACGTCGTGGTGACGGATCCGCCCTCCTTCGCCACGACGCGCACCAGCCGCTTCTCCGCCGCCCGGGACTACGCCTCCCTGGCCGAGGCCGCCGCCAGGGTGGTTGCCCCCGGTGGCCGGCTGGTGGCGTGCTGCAACCTCGCCACGCTGGCTTCCCGCCGCTTCGAGGCCATGGTGACGGAGGGGGTGTCCCGGGCTGGACGCCGGGGCCGGGGAGTGCTCGACCTGGGCCCCTCTCCGGTGGACTTCCCGGCCTCTCCCGCGCACCCGGCCGCCCTCAAGGTGCGGGTGCTCGAGCTGCCTTGA